A genome region from Pithys albifrons albifrons isolate INPA30051 chromosome 24, PitAlb_v1, whole genome shotgun sequence includes the following:
- the LOC139682493 gene encoding digestive cysteine proteinase 1-like: protein MGFLRWLVASALCIITWGQNYVLSRPPPQFGVIYHVRGVIKLPYAEIEEPFEAWYNLTGNKSRIQYYGGQVITYQLAAVKPYGMRYKITPETTEKEVNTRKCFQLPGSKDDVVKAQSVFPNMTGFKFLREEYYQGRYCAVWQNVTRWAQKKNVYTLWVTNSSCGVAPVHYEMRGYNSLLGSHYDKYEIDYSDFDNSYPSSVFDLPVNETKCGVLPGSAAEHRVLANPMEDLVGQHQPWAHQVFHDYRRRMGRRYSSVREREHRQSIFVHNMRFVHSRNRAALSYTLALNHLADRTPQELAALRGRRRSRDPNNGQPFPTELYSGLILPESLDWRMYGAVTPVKDQAVCGSCWSFATTGAMEGALFLKTGVLTPLSQQVLIDCSWGFGNYACDGGEEWRAYEWIKKHGGIASTESYGTYKGQNGLCHYNQSEMLAKITGYVNVTSGNITAVKAAIYKHGPVAVSIDASHKTFSFYSNGIYYEPKCDNTPGSLDHAVLAVGYGVLQGETYWLIKNSWSTYWGNDGYILMAMKDNNCGVATEATYPILA from the exons ATGGGTTTTCTCCGCTGGCTCGTGGCCTCTGCGCTCTGTATCATCACCTGGG GACAAAACTATGTGCTCTCCCGTCCACCCCCTCAGTTCGGTGTCATCTACCATGTCCGAG GGGTCATTAAGCTGCCCTATGCTGAGATTGAGGAGCCTTTCGAAGCCTGGTACAACCTGACAGGGAACAAGAGCCGGATCCAGTATTATGGAG ggcaggtgatAACCTACCAGCTGGCAGCAGTGAAGCCCTACGGGATGAGGTACAAGATCACGCCGGAGACCACCGAGAAGGAGGTGAACACCAGGAAATGCTTCCAGCTGCCCGGCTCCAAGGACGACGTGGTCAAGGCTCAGAGTGTCTTCCCCAACATGACAGGCTTTAAG TTCCTGCGGGAGGAGTATTACCAGGGCCGGTACTGTGCTGTGTGGCAGAATGTCACCCGCTGGGCACAGAAGAAGAACGTCTACACCCTGTGGGTCACCAACTCCAGCTGTGGGGTGGCCCCCGTGCACTACGAGATGCGTGGCTACAACAGCCTGCTGGGCTCCCACTACGACAAGTACGAGATCGACTACAGCGACTTCGACAACAGCTACCCCTCCTCCGTGTTTGACCTGCCCGTGAACG AGACCAAGTGCGGGGTGCTGCCGGGGAGCGCGGCGGAGCATCGTGTGCTGGCAAACCCCATGGAGGACCTggtggggcagcaccagccctgggcacaccaGGTTTTCCACGACTACCGGCGGCGGATGGGGCGGCGGTACAGCTCCGTGCGGGAGCgggagcacaggcagagcatcTTCGTGCACAACATGAG GTTTGTGCACTCCCGGAACCGCGCCGCGCTCTCCTACACGCTGGCACTGAACCACCTGGCCGACCGCACGCCCCAGGAACTGGCAGCCCTGCGGGGCCGCCGGCGGAGCAGGGACCCCAACAACGGGCAGCCCTTCCCCACCGAGCTCTACAGCGGCCTCATCCTGCCTGAGAGCCTCGACTGGCGCATGTACG gcgCCGTCACCCCGGTGAAGGACCAGGCTGTCTGTGGCTCCTGCTGGAGCTTTGCCACCACGGGGGCCATGGAAGGGGCCCTTTTCCTCAAG ACCGGCGTGCTGACCCCCCTGTCCCAACAAGTCCTCATTGACTGCTCCTGGGGCTTTGGGAACTACGCCTGTGATGGGGGAGAGGAGTGGAGAGCCTACGAGTGGATCAAGAAACACGGTGGCATCGCCAGCACCGAGTCCTATGGCACCTACAAGGGACAG AATGGTTTGTGCCACTACAACCAGTCTGAGATGCTGGCCAAGATCACGGGCTACGTCAATGTCACCTCAGGCAACATCACGGCTGTCAAAGCTGCCATCTACAAGCACGGCCCCGTGGCCGTCAGCATCGATGCCTCCCACAAGACCTTCTCCTTCTACTCCAATGGCATCTACTACGAGCCCAAGTGTG ACAACACACCAGGATCTCTGGACCATGCGGTGCTGGCCGTGGGCTACGGGGTCCTGCAGGGAGAGACCTACTGGCTCATCAAGAACTCCTGGTCCACCTACTGGGGCAACGATGGCTACATCCTCATGGCTATGAAGGACAACAACTGTGGTGTGGCCACCGAGGCCACCTACCCCATCCTGGCCTGA
- the LOC139682424 gene encoding digestive cysteine proteinase 1-like — MEGLRGLLVLGAAVLLGAECKGPLDTPTFGDIYHVTGVISLPYAEIREPFEAWYNLTGGKSRIQYYDGQVVTYQFGSVEPFGASFKVTPETTETELNVRKCFRIDGTNGDLITPQSVFPSLEHFRRVREEQFRGQRCAVWQNVSYWGHKKNVYTLRVGSSAHGPVPLHYEVRGFNSLLGSHYDKYEIDYSSFRHHFPPDVFQLPEGVQCEQWPKASPEHRIVANPMQEFVGKGPDTDHVHHRLFHHYKERFGKSYSSEEEHEHRRHTFIHNMRFVHSRNRAALSYTLALNHLADRTPQELAALRGRRRSRDPNNGQPFPTELYSGLILPESLDWRLYGAVTPVKDQAVCGSCWSFATTGAMEGALFLKTGVLTPLSQQVLIDCSWGFGNYACDGGEEWRAYEWIKKHGGIASTESYGPYLGQNGYCHCNQSELVAPLAGYARVAPGSALALKAALVKHGPVAVNIDASHKSFAFYANGVYEEPHCGNETSALDHAVLAVGYGVLHGKGYWLIKNSWSTYWGNDGYILMAMKDNNCGVTTAASFPILA; from the exons atggaggggctgagggggctgctggtgctgggggctgctgtgctgctgg GAGCAGAGTGCAAAGGTCCCCTGGACACACCCACATTTGGGGACATCTACCATGTCACAG GAGTCATCAGCCTGCCCTATGCAGAGATCAGGGAGCCTTTTGAAGCCTGGTACAACCTCACTGGGGGAAAGAGCCGCATCCAGTACTACGATG gccAAGTGGTCACCTACCAGTTTGGCTCCGTGGAGCCCTTCGGTGCCAGCTTCAAGGTGACCCCCGAGACCACAGAGACGGAGCTCAACGTCCGCAAGTGCTTCCGCATCGATGGCACCAACGGGGACCTCATCACCCCGCAGAGCGTcttccccagcctggagcacttcAGG CGGGTGCGGGAGGAGCAGTTCCGAGGGCAGCGCTGCGCCGTGTGGCAGAACGTCTCCTACTGGGGGCACAAGAAGAACGTGTACACACTGAGggtgggcagctctgcccatggccCTGTGCCCCTGCACTATGAGGTGAGGGGCTTCAACAGCCTCCTGGGCTCCCACTATGACAAGTACGAGATCGACTATTCCTCCTTCCGCCACCACTTCCCACCTGACGTCTTCCAACTGCCCGAGG GGGTGCAGTGTGAGCAGTGGCCCAAGGCCAGTCCCGAGCACCGCATTGTGGCCAACCCCATGCAGGAGTTTGTGGGGAAGGGGCCGGACACGGACCACGTCCACCATCGCCTCTTCCACCACTACAAGGAGCGGTTTGGGAAGAGCTACAGCAGCGAGGAGGAGCACGAGCACCGCAGGCACACCTTCATCCACAACATGAG GTTTGTGCACTCCCGGAACCGCGCCGCGCTCTCCTACACGCTGGCACTGAACCACCTGGCCGACCGCACGCCCCAGGAACTGGCAGCCCTGCGGGGCCGCCGGCGGAGTAGGGACCCCAACAACGGGCAGCCCTTCCCCACCGAGCTCTACAGCGGCCTCATCCTGCCTGAGAGCCTCGACTGGCGGCTCTatg gcgCTGTCACCCCGGTGAAGGACCAGGCTGTCTGTGGCTCCTGCTGGAGCTTTGCCACCACGGGGGCCATGGAAGGGGCCCTTTTCCTCAAG ACCGGCGTGCTGACCCCCCTATCCCAACAAGTCCTCATTGACTGCTCCTGGGGCTTTGGGAACTACGCCTGTGACGGGGGAGAGGAGTGGAGAGCCTACGAGTGGATCAAGAAACACGGTGGCATCGCCAGCACTGAGTCCTACGGGCCCTACCTGGGGCAG AATGGCTACTGCCACTGCAACCAGTCGGAGCTGGTGGCCCCCCTGGCCGGCTACGCCCGCGTGGCACCGGGCAGTGCCCTGGCCCTGAAGGCTGCGCTGGTCAAGCATGGCCCTGTGGCTGTCAACATCGATGCCTCACACAAGTCCTTCGCCTTCTACGCCAATGGTGTCTATGAGGAGCCCCACTGTG GAAATGAGACCTCGGCTCTGGACCACGCGGTGCTGGCCGTGGGCTACGGGGTCCTGCATGGCAAGGGCTACTGGCTCATCAAGAACTCCTGGTCCACCTACTGGGGCAACGATGGCTACATCCTCATGGCCATGAAGGACAACAACTGTGGTGTGAccactgctgcctccttccccaTCCTGGCCTGA